A genomic window from Ruminiclostridium cellulolyticum H10 includes:
- the pflA gene encoding pyruvate formate-lyase-activating protein, with translation MEIKGRIHSFETFGTVDGPGIRFIVFLKGCPLRCKYCHNRDAWSSEGAKLYSPQEVLKEIQKYRNFIDASHGGITVSGGEPLIQHEFVKELFKLCREAGIHTAVDTSGYVNVEDVKDTLEYTDLVLLDLKQANAQKHLELTGVENKRIKLFTTYLGEIGKPVWIRYVLIPGYTDGEEDLLAAYNYLKGFKNIEKIEVLPYHIMGKAKWEKLNVQYPLEGVPSPTQEEVDRAKNILTTGKP, from the coding sequence GTGGAGATTAAAGGGAGGATACATTCATTTGAGACATTTGGGACCGTGGACGGTCCCGGAATTAGATTTATTGTGTTTCTGAAGGGCTGCCCGCTTCGCTGTAAGTACTGCCACAACAGAGATGCATGGAGTTCAGAGGGTGCAAAACTGTACAGTCCTCAAGAGGTGTTGAAGGAAATCCAGAAATACAGGAATTTTATAGATGCCTCTCATGGAGGAATAACAGTCAGCGGGGGAGAACCTTTAATTCAGCATGAATTTGTAAAGGAACTATTTAAATTATGTCGTGAAGCTGGGATACATACCGCTGTGGACACTTCCGGCTACGTCAATGTGGAAGATGTAAAGGACACACTAGAGTATACAGACCTTGTTCTTCTTGATTTAAAGCAGGCAAATGCACAGAAGCATTTGGAATTGACAGGAGTGGAGAATAAGCGTATCAAGCTGTTTACAACCTACCTGGGTGAAATCGGAAAACCTGTTTGGATAAGATATGTGCTTATACCGGGTTATACAGATGGTGAAGAGGATTTGCTGGCAGCATACAATTATTTAAAGGGATTTAAAAATATAGAGAAAATAGAGGTTCTTCCATATCACATAATGGGAAAGGCAAAATGGGAGAAGCTGAACGTACAATATCCCCTGGAGGGAGTTCCTTCCCCTACACAGGAAGAGGTGGACAGGGCCAAAAACATCCTGACTACAGGAAAACCGTAA
- a CDS encoding PaaI family thioesterase gives MQQDHISWLYKYLLETYQSPILENFLQLEIVEMAEGKFICKTKILDKHCNIYGFVHGGTLASLSDIVMGVSCITLKKRVVTIDMNNSYIKNSPVGCSLTAVGEVISNGKTIMRASGQIFNEDQQLLVRSQASYFVTGNFCENDYPRIK, from the coding sequence ATGCAACAGGACCATATTTCATGGCTTTATAAATATTTATTGGAAACATACCAAAGTCCCATACTTGAAAATTTTCTTCAGCTTGAAATAGTTGAGATGGCTGAAGGAAAATTTATATGCAAGACAAAAATTCTTGACAAGCATTGTAATATTTATGGCTTTGTCCATGGAGGGACTCTGGCTTCATTATCTGATATAGTTATGGGTGTTTCTTGTATTACACTTAAAAAGAGAGTTGTTACAATAGATATGAACAACAGCTATATAAAAAATTCACCTGTAGGCTGCAGCCTTACTGCGGTAGGCGAGGTAATAAGTAATGGTAAAACCATTATGAGAGCCTCCGGTCAGATATTCAACGAAGATCAACAGCTTCTTGTACGGTCACAGGCATCATATTTTGTAACAGGTAATTTTTGTGAAAACGACTATCCCCGTATTAAATAA
- a CDS encoding DUF6472 family protein: MKSKSNCDCCINYLYDEEYGSYYCQVNLDEDDMLRFMTKSFDSCPYFQFNDEYKTVRKQI; encoded by the coding sequence ATGAAATCAAAATCAAACTGCGACTGCTGTATCAATTACCTTTACGATGAAGAATACGGCAGTTATTATTGTCAGGTCAATCTGGATGAGGACGATATGCTGAGGTTTATGACAAAATCCTTTGACAGTTGTCCCTACTTTCAATTTAACGATGAGTACAAAACCGTAAGAAAGCAAATCTGA
- the pflB gene encoding formate C-acetyltransferase, which produces MDPWRYFKNGNWSEEIDVRDFIINNYIPYKGDDSFLKGPTEKTQKLWKKVSGILDEERENGGVLDVDTKIISTITSHEPGYIDKDLEKIVGLQTDKPLKRGIMPFGGIRMVVKGGEAYGKKIDESVVKLFTEYRKTHNDGVYDVYTPEMMRAKKAGIITGLPDAYGRGRIIGDYRRVALYGVDRLIGDKQKQLTSLEMDYMDSETIQEREERKSQIKALEYLKQMAEMYGFDISRPAETAQEAFQWLYFGFLGAVKEQNGAAMSLGRVSTFLDIYIERDMKEGTLTEEEAQELVDHFVMKLRLVRFLRTPEYEKLFSGDPTWITESIGGMGLDGRTLVTKNSFRMLHTLFNLGHAPEPNMTVLWSVHLPDGFKKYCSYVSINTSSIQYESDDIMRYYWGDDYGIACCVSAMRIGKQMQFFGARCNMAKALLYAINGGRDEKSGVQVGPIMQAIETEYLDYDDVIKRFDAVLTWVARLYINTLNIIHYMHDKYAYERLQMALHDKDILRTMACGIAGLSVVADSLSAIKYAKVKVIRNEEGLAVDYDIEGDYPKFGNNDDRVDNIAVMLVKSFMEKLEKQRTYRHSVPTLSILTITSNVVYGAKTGNTPDGRKAGEPFGPGANPMHGRDLNGALAVLKSISKLPYQFAQDGISYTFSIVPKALGKEEDTRINNLVSLLDSYFKEGGHHININVFEREMLLDAMDHPEKYPQLTIRVSGYAVNFIKLTREQQLDVINRTIHENI; this is translated from the coding sequence ATGGATCCATGGAGATATTTCAAAAACGGAAATTGGTCCGAGGAAATAGATGTAAGGGATTTTATTATTAATAATTATATACCATATAAAGGAGATGATTCCTTTTTAAAAGGCCCTACTGAAAAGACTCAAAAACTCTGGAAAAAAGTCAGTGGTATCCTTGACGAGGAAAGAGAGAACGGAGGAGTTCTCGATGTTGATACCAAAATAATATCAACTATCACTTCGCATGAACCCGGATATATTGATAAGGATTTGGAAAAGATTGTAGGATTGCAGACGGATAAACCTCTAAAAAGGGGTATAATGCCTTTCGGTGGTATCAGGATGGTAGTAAAGGGCGGAGAGGCCTACGGCAAAAAGATTGACGAAAGTGTTGTAAAGCTATTTACTGAATATAGGAAGACTCACAATGACGGTGTTTACGATGTCTATACTCCCGAAATGATGAGGGCGAAAAAAGCAGGTATTATAACCGGGCTTCCTGATGCATACGGTAGAGGAAGAATAATCGGTGATTACAGAAGAGTTGCACTGTATGGGGTTGACAGGCTTATCGGAGATAAGCAAAAACAACTTACAAGCCTAGAAATGGATTACATGGACAGTGAAACCATACAGGAAAGGGAAGAAAGAAAAAGTCAGATAAAAGCTCTTGAGTACTTAAAGCAAATGGCTGAAATGTATGGCTTTGATATTTCAAGGCCTGCTGAAACCGCACAGGAAGCATTTCAATGGTTGTATTTCGGTTTCCTCGGAGCAGTAAAGGAGCAGAATGGTGCGGCTATGAGTCTTGGAAGAGTTTCAACATTCCTTGATATTTATATAGAAAGGGATATGAAGGAGGGGACACTTACCGAAGAAGAGGCACAGGAGCTTGTTGACCATTTTGTTATGAAGCTTAGATTAGTAAGATTCCTGAGAACTCCAGAGTATGAGAAACTGTTCTCAGGTGACCCTACATGGATAACCGAAAGCATTGGAGGTATGGGTCTTGACGGACGTACTCTGGTAACGAAGAATTCCTTCAGAATGCTGCATACCCTATTTAATCTGGGTCATGCACCCGAGCCCAATATGACGGTGCTTTGGTCGGTGCATCTGCCTGATGGCTTTAAGAAATACTGCTCATATGTTTCTATCAATACAAGCTCTATCCAATACGAGAGCGATGATATAATGAGGTATTATTGGGGAGACGACTACGGCATAGCATGCTGTGTTTCAGCCATGAGAATAGGAAAGCAGATGCAGTTCTTCGGAGCCCGCTGCAATATGGCGAAAGCTTTGTTGTATGCAATTAACGGGGGGCGTGATGAAAAATCGGGCGTTCAGGTAGGACCTATAATGCAGGCTATTGAGACTGAATATCTTGATTATGATGATGTAATAAAGAGGTTCGACGCAGTACTAACATGGGTTGCAAGACTTTACATCAACACTCTGAATATAATACACTATATGCATGACAAGTACGCTTATGAAAGACTACAGATGGCTTTGCACGACAAGGACATATTAAGAACAATGGCCTGCGGAATAGCAGGATTATCTGTAGTTGCGGATTCTCTGAGTGCAATTAAATATGCAAAGGTAAAGGTAATAAGAAATGAAGAGGGGCTTGCCGTTGACTATGACATAGAAGGTGATTATCCGAAATTTGGAAATAACGACGACCGTGTAGACAATATAGCCGTAATGCTGGTAAAAAGCTTTATGGAGAAGCTGGAAAAGCAGAGAACCTACAGGCACTCTGTTCCTACCCTTTCAATACTGACTATTACATCAAATGTTGTATACGGAGCTAAGACAGGTAATACACCTGACGGAAGAAAAGCGGGAGAACCCTTCGGACCGGGTGCAAACCCAATGCACGGAAGAGACTTGAACGGTGCACTTGCAGTTCTTAAATCCATTTCAAAGCTGCCTTACCAGTTTGCACAGGACGGTATATCATACACTTTTTCAATAGTACCAAAGGCACTTGGAAAAGAGGAAGATACAAGGATCAACAACCTTGTGTCACTGCTTGACTCTTACTTTAAAGAAGGCGGACATCACATTAATATCAATGTATTTGAGAGAGAAATGCTGCTGGATGCAATGGATCATCCTGAAAAGTACCCACAGCTCACAATCAGGGTATCCGGCTATGCGGTAAACTTTATAAAATTGACGAGGGAACAGCAGCTAGATGTAATTAACAGAACGATACATGAAAATATATAG